The following coding sequences are from one Geodermatophilus normandii window:
- the pruA gene encoding L-glutamate gamma-semialdehyde dehydrogenase, whose amino-acid sequence MDGTTRVPPPRNEPVLTYAPGAPERAALEARLAELAADPLELTVTIGDKQRMAGGERFDVVQPHRHAAVLGTAANATHADAEEAVAAAKAAAPGWQELSFDDRAAVFLRAAELLAGPWRQTLNAATMLGQSKTAYQAEIDSACELVDFWRWNVHFAREILSAQPESAPGVWNRSDHRPLEGFVYAVTPFNFTAIAGNLPTAPALMGNTVVWKPAPTQQFAAHFLMRLLEEAGLPPGVVNMVTGDGIAVSDVALADRDLAGIHFTGSTPVFQHLWRTVGERISSYRGYPRIVGETGGKDFVVAHPSADVDVLRTALVRGAFEYQGQKCSAASRAYVPRSVWTRLRDDLVGVTESLPVGDVTDFSNFMGAVIDRRSYAKLSGVIDRVDDDPALSIVAGGQKDDSEGFFVRPTVIEGTDPGHEVFTTEYFGPVLAVHVYDDADYDAVLTQMESAAPYALTGAVVAQDRAAIAHAQRVLRFAAGNFYVNDKPTGAVVGQQPFGGGRASGTNDKAGAAQNLQRWTSTRSIKETFDPPTDHRYPHMG is encoded by the coding sequence ATGGACGGCACCACCCGCGTCCCCCCGCCGCGCAACGAGCCGGTGCTGACCTACGCACCCGGGGCGCCCGAGCGCGCCGCGCTCGAGGCCCGCCTCGCCGAGCTGGCCGCCGACCCGCTCGAGCTGACCGTGACCATCGGCGACAAGCAGCGGATGGCCGGCGGCGAGCGGTTCGACGTCGTCCAGCCGCACCGGCACGCCGCCGTCCTCGGGACCGCCGCCAACGCCACGCACGCCGACGCCGAGGAGGCCGTGGCCGCCGCCAAGGCCGCCGCGCCGGGCTGGCAGGAGCTGTCCTTCGACGACCGTGCCGCGGTGTTCCTGCGCGCGGCCGAGCTGCTGGCCGGGCCGTGGCGGCAGACGCTCAACGCCGCCACGATGCTCGGGCAGTCGAAGACCGCGTACCAGGCCGAGATCGACTCCGCGTGCGAGCTCGTCGACTTCTGGCGCTGGAACGTGCACTTCGCCCGCGAGATCCTCTCCGCCCAACCGGAGTCCGCGCCCGGCGTGTGGAACCGCAGCGACCACCGCCCGCTCGAGGGCTTCGTCTACGCCGTCACGCCGTTCAACTTCACCGCGATCGCCGGCAACCTGCCCACCGCGCCGGCGCTCATGGGCAACACCGTGGTGTGGAAGCCCGCGCCCACCCAGCAGTTCGCCGCGCACTTCCTCATGCGGCTGCTCGAGGAGGCGGGCCTGCCCCCGGGCGTCGTCAACATGGTCACCGGCGACGGGATCGCCGTCTCCGACGTCGCGCTGGCCGACCGCGACCTCGCCGGCATCCACTTCACCGGGTCGACCCCGGTGTTCCAGCACCTGTGGCGCACGGTGGGGGAGCGCATCTCCTCCTACCGCGGCTACCCGCGGATCGTCGGGGAGACCGGCGGCAAGGACTTCGTCGTCGCCCACCCCTCGGCCGACGTCGACGTGCTGCGCACCGCGCTGGTCCGCGGCGCGTTCGAGTACCAGGGGCAGAAGTGCTCGGCGGCCTCGCGCGCCTACGTGCCGCGGTCGGTGTGGACGCGGCTGCGCGACGACCTGGTCGGCGTCACCGAGTCCCTCCCGGTGGGCGACGTCACCGACTTCTCGAACTTCATGGGCGCGGTGATCGACCGCAGGTCGTACGCCAAGCTCTCCGGCGTCATCGACCGCGTCGACGACGACCCCGCGCTGTCGATCGTGGCGGGCGGGCAGAAGGACGACTCCGAGGGCTTCTTCGTGCGCCCGACGGTCATCGAGGGCACCGACCCCGGCCACGAGGTCTTCACCACCGAGTACTTCGGCCCGGTGCTGGCGGTGCACGTCTACGACGACGCCGACTACGACGCGGTGCTCACCCAGATGGAGTCGGCGGCGCCGTACGCGCTGACCGGCGCGGTCGTCGCCCAGGACCGCGCGGCGATCGCGCACGCCCAGCGCGTCCTGCGCTTCGCGGCGGGCAACTTCTACGTCAACGACAAGCCGACCGGCGCCGTCGTGGGCCAGCAGCCCTTCGGCGGCGGGCGCGCCTCGGGCACCAACGACAAGGCCGGCGCGGCGCAGAACCTGCAGCGCTGGACGTCGACCCGCTCGATCAAGGAGACGTTCGACCCGCCGACCGACCACCGCTACCCGCACATGGGCTGA
- a CDS encoding FHA domain-containing protein yields MTDRPPDGTALQLSVDGRVWTFDGSRPVVVGRDPRCDVQLADVQVSRMHLALRHEGRAWVLRDLGSSNGTVVDGTVLPPGTADGHGFAERPLEPGPEHRVRVGGDAGPELLIRYAPVPPRRPAVAASAAERVVVIGRDPGCDLVVAGDPMVSRRHAAISVTGPGTALVRDLGSSNGTHLNGSRLSAPAALTPGDTIGVGGTTITWDGRVATLPGRRTPTFSARHLAVATRGGKRLLDDVSLTVRAGQLVAVIGPSGAGKSTLLGALTGLRPAGMGRVTWDGRDLYAEYDHLRHQIGLVPQDDVLHRQLTVRRALGFAARLRLPQDTPAADRDERVRRVLAEVGLTEQIDQRIDSLSGGQRKRTSIALELLTAPQLLFLDEPTSGLDPGLDRQVMEGLRALADAGRVVLVVTHSVLALDQCDRVLLLATGGRVAFYGPPEQLLTFFGVPDHAAVFRALDDPGWVGRFAGSSLRRDYVGATSVAGPMPPPAGEAPPPMRPAPVRQLVTLVRRNLAVVAADRLFLALLVGMPALLALMAHAFPGEGGLSVRAAGGDPAEAQQRIIVLVVGAALMGTALAVREFVAERPIYRREHAVGLSPAAYLASKVVVLGGAVALQSVAFTLLALVGLPGPDDPRVLPWGRLEIAVAAAAVGVTMAIAALAVSALARSTDQTMPALVALVMGQLVFCGGLFPVAGRAGLEQFAWVLPARAGYAAMASTSQLQPLAGPQPDPLFTPTAARWALDLGVLAAQAAVFLALTAWALARSVARSSGPR; encoded by the coding sequence ATGACCGACCGACCACCGGACGGCACGGCCCTGCAGCTGTCCGTCGACGGCCGGGTGTGGACCTTCGACGGGTCGCGGCCGGTGGTGGTCGGCCGGGACCCGCGGTGCGACGTGCAGCTGGCCGACGTCCAGGTCAGCCGGATGCACCTGGCGCTGCGGCACGAGGGACGGGCCTGGGTGCTGCGGGACCTCGGGAGCAGCAACGGCACGGTCGTCGACGGGACGGTGCTCCCGCCCGGCACGGCGGACGGGCACGGCTTCGCCGAGCGGCCGCTCGAGCCCGGGCCGGAGCACCGAGTGCGGGTGGGCGGGGACGCCGGTCCGGAGCTGCTCATCCGGTACGCGCCCGTCCCGCCCCGCCGCCCGGCGGTCGCCGCGTCGGCCGCGGAGCGGGTCGTCGTCATCGGTCGGGACCCCGGCTGCGACCTCGTCGTCGCCGGGGACCCCATGGTGTCGCGCCGCCACGCCGCGATCTCCGTCACCGGACCCGGCACCGCCCTGGTCAGGGACCTGGGCAGCTCCAACGGCACGCACCTCAACGGGTCCCGGTTGTCGGCCCCGGCGGCCCTGACCCCCGGCGACACGATCGGGGTCGGCGGCACGACGATCACCTGGGACGGGCGCGTGGCCACCCTCCCCGGGCGGCGCACCCCGACCTTCAGCGCCCGCCACCTCGCCGTGGCCACCCGGGGCGGCAAGCGCCTGCTCGACGACGTCTCGCTCACCGTCCGCGCGGGCCAGCTGGTGGCGGTCATCGGCCCCTCCGGCGCCGGCAAGTCCACGCTGCTGGGCGCGCTCACCGGCCTGCGCCCGGCCGGGATGGGGCGGGTGACGTGGGACGGCCGGGACCTCTACGCGGAGTACGACCACCTGCGCCACCAGATCGGACTCGTGCCCCAGGACGACGTCCTGCACCGGCAGCTCACCGTCCGTCGGGCGCTCGGGTTCGCCGCGCGCCTCCGGCTGCCGCAGGACACTCCCGCCGCCGACCGCGACGAGCGGGTGCGCCGGGTCCTCGCGGAGGTGGGCCTCACCGAGCAGATCGACCAGCGGATCGACTCCCTCTCGGGTGGCCAGCGCAAGCGCACGTCGATCGCGCTGGAACTGCTCACCGCGCCGCAGCTGCTCTTCCTCGACGAGCCCACCTCCGGCCTGGACCCCGGGCTCGACCGGCAGGTCATGGAGGGGCTGCGGGCACTCGCCGACGCCGGCCGGGTCGTCCTCGTCGTCACCCACAGCGTGCTCGCCCTGGACCAGTGCGACCGGGTGCTGCTGCTCGCAACCGGGGGCCGGGTCGCCTTCTACGGCCCGCCGGAGCAGCTGCTGACCTTCTTCGGGGTGCCCGACCACGCGGCGGTCTTCCGCGCGCTCGACGATCCCGGGTGGGTCGGCCGCTTCGCCGGGTCGTCGCTGCGCCGGGACTACGTGGGCGCGACGTCCGTGGCGGGCCCGATGCCGCCGCCGGCCGGCGAGGCGCCCCCGCCGATGCGGCCGGCCCCGGTCCGCCAGCTGGTCACGCTCGTCCGGCGCAACCTCGCCGTCGTGGCCGCCGACCGGCTCTTCCTGGCCCTGCTCGTCGGGATGCCGGCGCTCCTCGCGCTGATGGCGCACGCCTTCCCGGGAGAGGGCGGACTGTCGGTGCGCGCCGCCGGCGGGGACCCCGCCGAGGCGCAGCAGCGGATCATCGTGCTGGTCGTGGGCGCGGCGCTGATGGGCACCGCGCTCGCGGTCCGGGAGTTCGTCGCGGAGCGTCCGATCTACCGCCGCGAGCACGCCGTCGGCCTCTCGCCCGCCGCCTACCTGGCCAGCAAGGTCGTCGTCCTGGGCGGGGCGGTGGCGCTGCAGTCGGTGGCGTTCACGCTGCTGGCCCTCGTCGGGCTGCCGGGGCCCGACGACCCGCGGGTGCTGCCCTGGGGCCGGCTCGAGATCGCCGTGGCCGCGGCCGCGGTGGGCGTGACGATGGCCATCGCCGCGCTGGCCGTCTCCGCGCTCGCGAGGTCCACCGACCAGACCATGCCGGCGCTCGTCGCCCTCGTCATGGGGCAGCTGGTCTTCTGCGGCGGCCTGTTCCCGGTGGCCGGCCGGGCCGGCCTGGAGCAGTTCGCCTGGGTGCTGCCCGCCCGGGCCGGCTACGCCGCGATGGCCTCGACGTCCCAGCTGCAGCCGCTGGCCGGCCCCCAGCCGGACCCGCTGTTCACGCCCACCGCGGCGCGCTGGGCTCTGGACCTCGGGGTGCTCGCCGCCCAGGCGGCGGTGTTCCTGGCCCTGACCGCCTGGGCGCTGGCCCGCTCGGTGGCGCGCTCCAGCGGTCCGCGCTGA
- a CDS encoding proline dehydrogenase family protein has product MLSTKTLLLGASRRPALRRVLVGTPVTRRVVERFVAGETLPEALTVVGRLTGEGIEVTLDHLGEDVTDPGEARASRDAYLALLEALAPLDLGPRAEVSVKLSAFGQALPGGEDLSLELVRPVVECAARIGTTVTLDMEESSTVDATLAVLAELRREHPQTGAVLQAALHRTEDDAAALATPGSRVRLVKGAYDEPPSVAHQGRHDVDAAYARCLGVLMRGPGYPMVGSHDPAMLALAQRLAAEHGRAADSWEVQMLHGIRVDEQRRLAAAGTRVRAYVPYGADWYGYLVRRLAERPANLRFFLRALVSR; this is encoded by the coding sequence GTGCTCTCCACGAAGACCCTGCTGCTGGGGGCCTCCCGCCGCCCCGCGCTGCGCCGCGTGCTCGTGGGCACCCCGGTCACCCGCAGGGTGGTCGAGCGGTTCGTGGCCGGGGAGACGCTGCCCGAGGCGCTGACCGTCGTCGGCCGGCTGACCGGCGAGGGCATCGAGGTCACCCTCGACCACCTCGGCGAGGACGTGACCGACCCCGGCGAGGCGCGCGCCTCCCGCGACGCCTACCTGGCCCTGCTCGAGGCGCTCGCGCCGCTGGACCTCGGCCCGCGCGCGGAGGTGTCGGTCAAGCTCTCCGCCTTCGGGCAGGCGCTGCCGGGCGGGGAGGACCTGTCGCTGGAGCTGGTCCGGCCGGTGGTGGAGTGCGCCGCGCGGATCGGCACCACGGTCACCCTCGACATGGAGGAGTCCTCCACCGTCGACGCCACCCTCGCCGTCCTCGCCGAGCTGCGCCGCGAGCACCCGCAGACCGGTGCGGTGCTGCAGGCCGCGCTGCACCGCACCGAGGACGACGCCGCCGCGCTCGCCACCCCGGGCTCGCGCGTGCGGCTGGTCAAGGGCGCCTACGACGAGCCGCCGTCGGTGGCCCACCAGGGCCGCCACGACGTCGACGCCGCCTACGCCCGCTGCCTCGGCGTCCTCATGCGCGGGCCGGGCTACCCCATGGTGGGCAGCCACGACCCGGCGATGCTCGCGCTGGCGCAGCGGCTGGCCGCCGAGCACGGGCGCGCCGCCGACTCGTGGGAGGTGCAGATGCTGCACGGCATCCGGGTCGACGAGCAGCGCCGGCTCGCCGCGGCCGGCACCCGCGTGCGGGCCTACGTCCCGTACGGCGCCGACTGGTACGGCTACCTCGTCCGCCGGCTGGCCGAGCGCCCGGCCAACCTGCGCTTCTTCCTCCGCGCCCTCGTCTCCCGCTGA
- a CDS encoding PucR family transcriptional regulator — protein MRDDLQDVVDEVARLLGAPATLEDVDFTLLAFAAHPLDDGETAMDAVRTRSILGRGSAPATRRWFEDLGIARAERPVRTPADPAAGILTRLLLPVRSGGRTLGYLWLLDGGRTDPDDDADPALAAAVALAARAGRLLAGRDDDGEVGDALAAALTGTTAARERAQRTLTARLGEDTPLALVALRPPPGGLPGGWRLPPAAAVVAGGDPAVAVLVRLARAGDLRPAATTASAALARLPGASAGVSEPATGPADLVARWAQAHTAARVAAVAPGLAPVARWCELGGWRVAAALPAPDPAVAPLLADPVMAATAEAYLDAAGSVVRTSAVLSVHRQTLYYRLGRITALTGLDLADGDTRLLVHASLRRARLP, from the coding sequence GTGCGCGACGACCTGCAGGACGTGGTGGACGAGGTCGCCCGGCTGCTCGGGGCCCCGGCCACGCTCGAGGACGTCGACTTCACCCTGCTCGCCTTCGCCGCTCACCCGCTCGACGACGGCGAGACCGCGATGGACGCCGTCCGCACCCGCTCGATCCTGGGCCGCGGCTCCGCCCCGGCCACGCGCCGCTGGTTCGAGGACCTCGGCATCGCCCGTGCGGAGCGCCCGGTGCGCACGCCCGCCGACCCCGCCGCCGGGATCCTCACCCGCCTCCTGCTGCCCGTGCGGTCCGGCGGCCGCACCCTCGGCTACCTCTGGCTGCTCGACGGCGGCCGCACCGACCCCGACGACGACGCCGACCCGGCGCTGGCCGCCGCGGTCGCCCTCGCCGCCCGCGCCGGGCGGCTGCTGGCCGGGCGGGACGACGACGGAGAGGTCGGCGACGCCCTGGCCGCGGCGCTCACCGGCACCACCGCCGCGCGCGAGCGGGCGCAGCGGACGCTGACCGCCCGCCTCGGCGAGGACACCCCGCTGGCCCTCGTGGCACTGCGCCCGCCGCCGGGCGGCCTGCCCGGGGGGTGGCGGCTGCCCCCGGCCGCGGCGGTGGTGGCCGGCGGGGACCCCGCCGTCGCCGTCCTCGTGCGGCTGGCCCGCGCCGGCGACCTGCGCCCGGCCGCGACCACCGCGTCGGCCGCGCTGGCCCGGCTGCCGGGCGCCTCCGCCGGGGTGTCGGAGCCGGCCACCGGCCCGGCCGACCTGGTCGCGCGCTGGGCGCAGGCGCACACGGCGGCCCGGGTCGCGGCCGTGGCGCCGGGGCTCGCACCCGTGGCCCGGTGGTGCGAACTCGGCGGCTGGCGGGTCGCGGCGGCGCTGCCGGCGCCCGACCCGGCGGTGGCGCCGCTGCTGGCCGACCCGGTCATGGCCGCCACCGCCGAGGCCTACCTCGACGCGGCCGGCAGCGTCGTCCGGACCTCGGCGGTCCTGTCGGTGCACCGCCAGACGCTGTACTACCGGCTGGGCCGGATCACCGCGCTCACCGGCCTCGACCTCGCCGACGGCGACACCCGGCTCCTGGTGCACGCCTCGCTGCGCCGCGCGCGGCTGCCCTGA
- a CDS encoding SpoIIE family protein phosphatase: MTDVDATSGPDVAWLSPDEPVDLDNCAREPIHVPGSIQPRGVMVAVSEPDLVVVQASENLAGLTGVVWSDALGRPLADVLGVAQTGAVVRSASAFGDLRERNPVEITLEVDGDPVPVDAILHRAVLSGGRDEHGQPRDGSPPLTNLVVELEPSRGPRPFSFPNTYQAVRGTVAELNRASSLQDLYDITARAIRSLTGFDRVMVYRYDADYNGEVVAEARAEHLNSFLGLHYPASDIPAQARALYEKNWIRLISDVDYVPSRLQPVAHPAIGRPLDLTYSTLRSVSPIHVEYLQNMGVRASMSISLLRDDRLWGLIACHHYSGPHQPPYATRAAAEFLGSTLSLRLVDRTAEDEVHRALQVRSTLAWLTAATLDEDRPLADTLLGTTSLLDVLPADGVSVCLQGSTGTKGAELPDDVVERVVAWAVARGGDVVATDALQREAPELGIPVDVACGVLVLPLPDGQHVLWHRREAVRHVDWGGDPHNKALAEREGDDVRLSPRKSFDRWRETVRDRSLPWTAQERAEVLQLRGNLLEALYARSRSIVRAAETLQRSLLSEPPEPDSLEMAVRYVPATREAQVGGDWYDVFVQPDGSTMLVIGDVVGHDVQAAACMAQLRGLLRGIAYDSGQSPAQVLARLDAAIEGLGLGAMATVLVGRLEQTDDERAAGVSRLRWASAGHLPPLVVGPDGTGTTLTGGRPGLLLGVSPQAVRADAEVVLAHGSTVLLYTDGLVERRAEGFDDGVARLGQALAELRGRPVGEVCDEVLARMVPDGAEDDVALVAVRLLG, from the coding sequence GTGACCGACGTCGACGCCACGTCCGGTCCCGATGTCGCGTGGCTGTCGCCGGACGAGCCGGTCGACCTCGACAACTGCGCCCGCGAGCCGATCCACGTCCCGGGCAGCATCCAGCCGCGCGGCGTGATGGTGGCCGTCAGCGAGCCCGATCTCGTCGTCGTGCAGGCCTCGGAGAACCTCGCCGGGCTGACCGGCGTCGTGTGGTCCGACGCGCTGGGCCGGCCGCTGGCCGACGTGCTCGGCGTGGCGCAGACCGGGGCCGTCGTCCGCTCGGCCAGCGCCTTCGGCGACCTGCGCGAGCGCAACCCGGTGGAGATCACCCTCGAGGTCGACGGCGACCCCGTGCCGGTGGACGCGATCCTGCACCGCGCCGTGCTCTCCGGCGGCCGCGACGAGCACGGGCAGCCCCGCGACGGCAGCCCGCCGCTGACCAACCTCGTCGTGGAGCTGGAGCCGTCGCGCGGGCCGCGGCCGTTCTCCTTCCCGAACACCTACCAGGCGGTGCGCGGGACGGTCGCCGAGCTGAACCGGGCCTCCTCGCTGCAGGACCTCTACGACATCACCGCCCGCGCGATCCGCAGCCTCACCGGGTTCGACCGGGTGATGGTCTACCGCTACGACGCCGACTACAACGGCGAGGTCGTGGCCGAGGCGAGGGCCGAGCACCTCAACTCCTTCCTCGGCCTGCACTACCCCGCCTCGGACATCCCGGCGCAGGCGCGGGCGCTGTACGAGAAGAACTGGATCCGGCTGATCAGCGACGTCGACTACGTCCCCAGCCGCCTGCAGCCGGTCGCCCACCCGGCCATCGGCCGCCCGCTGGACCTCACCTACTCGACGCTGCGCAGCGTCTCCCCCATCCACGTCGAGTACCTGCAGAACATGGGCGTGCGCGCCTCGATGTCGATCTCGCTGCTGCGCGACGACCGGCTGTGGGGGCTCATCGCCTGCCACCACTACTCCGGCCCGCACCAGCCGCCCTACGCCACCCGGGCCGCCGCGGAGTTCCTGGGCTCGACGCTGTCGCTGCGGCTGGTCGACCGCACCGCCGAGGACGAGGTGCACCGGGCGCTGCAGGTCCGCTCCACCCTGGCCTGGCTGACCGCGGCCACCCTCGACGAGGACCGCCCGCTGGCCGACACGCTGCTCGGCACCACCAGCCTGCTCGACGTCCTGCCCGCCGACGGCGTCAGCGTCTGCCTGCAGGGCAGCACCGGCACCAAGGGCGCCGAGCTGCCGGACGACGTCGTCGAGCGGGTCGTCGCCTGGGCCGTCGCGCGCGGCGGCGACGTGGTGGCCACCGACGCCCTGCAGCGCGAGGCGCCGGAGCTCGGCATCCCGGTCGACGTCGCCTGCGGCGTGCTGGTGCTGCCGCTGCCCGACGGCCAGCACGTGCTGTGGCACCGCCGCGAGGCCGTGCGGCACGTCGACTGGGGCGGCGACCCGCACAACAAGGCCCTGGCCGAGCGCGAGGGCGACGACGTCCGGCTCAGCCCGCGCAAGAGCTTCGACCGCTGGCGGGAGACCGTCCGCGACCGCTCCCTGCCGTGGACGGCGCAGGAGCGCGCCGAGGTGCTGCAGCTGCGCGGCAACCTGCTGGAGGCCCTCTACGCCCGCTCCCGCAGCATCGTGCGCGCCGCGGAGACGCTGCAGCGCAGCCTGCTGTCCGAGCCGCCGGAGCCCGACTCGCTGGAGATGGCGGTGCGCTACGTGCCCGCCACGCGGGAGGCCCAGGTCGGCGGCGACTGGTACGACGTCTTCGTCCAGCCCGACGGCTCGACCATGCTGGTCATCGGCGACGTCGTCGGGCACGACGTGCAGGCCGCCGCGTGCATGGCGCAGCTGCGCGGGCTGCTCCGCGGGATCGCCTACGACAGCGGCCAGAGCCCCGCGCAGGTGCTCGCCCGCCTCGACGCGGCGATCGAGGGGCTGGGTCTGGGCGCCATGGCCACCGTGCTGGTCGGCCGGCTGGAGCAGACCGACGACGAGCGCGCGGCCGGGGTCAGCCGGCTGCGCTGGGCCAGTGCCGGCCACCTGCCGCCGCTGGTCGTCGGCCCCGACGGCACCGGCACCACGCTCACCGGCGGGCGCCCGGGCCTGCTGCTGGGCGTGAGCCCGCAGGCGGTGCGCGCCGACGCCGAGGTGGTGCTCGCGCACGGCTCGACCGTCCTGCTCTACACCGACG
- a CDS encoding TetR/AcrR family transcriptional regulator, translated as MARIRTTRERWIEEGLRALAAGGPDAVRVEALAKDLGVTKGGFYGSFADRDALLEAMLDTWEREATDEVLARVEREGGDPRTRITRAGVLTFSSDRLLPLDLAVRDWARRDAAVAERLRRVDERRMGLLRELIGTLCTDPDEVEARSLLAFCLAIGEHLLTTGHGDRTRAQVLARAADLLVAPSS; from the coding sequence GTGGCCAGGATCCGCACGACGCGTGAGCGGTGGATCGAGGAGGGCCTGCGGGCGCTGGCCGCCGGCGGTCCCGACGCCGTCCGCGTCGAGGCGCTGGCCAAGGACCTCGGCGTCACCAAGGGCGGGTTCTACGGGTCCTTCGCCGACCGGGACGCGCTCCTCGAGGCCATGCTCGACACCTGGGAGCGGGAGGCCACCGACGAGGTGCTCGCCCGCGTCGAGCGCGAGGGCGGCGATCCGCGCACCCGCATCACCCGCGCCGGCGTGCTCACCTTCTCCAGCGACCGGCTGCTGCCCCTGGACCTCGCGGTCCGCGACTGGGCCCGGCGCGACGCGGCGGTGGCCGAGCGCCTGCGCCGGGTGGACGAGCGGCGCATGGGGCTGCTCCGCGAGCTGATCGGCACGCTGTGCACCGATCCCGACGAGGTCGAGGCCCGCAGCCTGCTCGCCTTCTGCCTGGCCATCGGCGAGCACCTCCTCACCACCGGCCACGGCGACCGCACCCGGGCACAGGTCCTCGCCCGCGCCGCCGACCTGCTCGTCGCGCCGTCCTCCTGA
- a CDS encoding DUF488 family protein — protein MLLTVGHGPDDRTALGARLRGAGVERLVDVRRFPGSRSNPDVRREELAGWLPDAGIGYRWEERLGGRRRLPPGEPVTDGWWTVGQFAAYAAHTRTPEFAAALDEVLGEAAAATVAVMCSESVWWRCHRRIVADVAVLARGVPVTHLMPDGRLAPHVPSAGAVLAEDGAVHWPGPG, from the coding sequence GTGCTGCTCACCGTGGGCCACGGGCCCGACGACCGGACCGCGCTCGGGGCCCGGCTGCGGGGCGCCGGCGTGGAGCGGCTGGTCGACGTCCGCCGCTTCCCGGGCAGCCGCAGCAACCCCGACGTCCGCCGCGAGGAGCTCGCCGGCTGGCTGCCCGACGCCGGCATCGGTTACCGGTGGGAGGAGCGCCTCGGCGGCCGCCGCCGGCTGCCGCCGGGCGAGCCGGTGACCGACGGCTGGTGGACCGTCGGGCAGTTCGCCGCCTACGCCGCGCACACCCGGACGCCGGAGTTCGCCGCGGCGCTCGACGAGGTGCTCGGCGAGGCGGCCGCGGCGACCGTCGCCGTCATGTGCAGCGAGAGCGTGTGGTGGCGCTGCCACCGGCGGATCGTCGCCGACGTCGCCGTCCTGGCGCGGGGTGTGCCGGTGACCCACCTGATGCCCGACGGCCGGCTCGCGCCGCACGTGCCCTCCGCCGGCGCCGTGCTCGCCGAGGACGGCGCGGTGCACTGGCCGGGGCCGGGGTGA
- a CDS encoding biliverdin-producing heme oxygenase, which translates to MAAGGEALPRDAGGAGDVLRDLRTATAAEHEQVEALLDLMDPALDRDRLVGVLARLHAFWAAAEAGLDEWAARHRTDAAALDWTRRRRTGLYAADLAALGGSTVDDRPDLPAVGGTDEALGRLYVLEGSTLGGTVIDRHLATLPGLAGGPRVRAFSPYGGDTGAMWAAFRRFTRAHVEGGGDARRVVDAARQTFAVLAGWCAPAARAREACA; encoded by the coding sequence ATGGCTGCGGGAGGAGAGGCGTTGCCTCGAGACGCGGGCGGCGCCGGCGACGTCCTCCGGGACCTGCGCACGGCCACCGCCGCAGAGCACGAGCAGGTGGAGGCCCTCCTCGACCTGATGGACCCCGCGCTGGACCGCGACCGCCTGGTGGGCGTCCTCGCGCGGCTGCACGCCTTCTGGGCCGCGGCCGAGGCCGGGCTGGACGAGTGGGCCGCCCGGCACCGCACCGACGCCGCCGCCCTCGACTGGACCCGCCGCCGCCGCACCGGGCTGTACGCCGCCGACCTGGCAGCGCTCGGCGGCTCCACCGTCGACGACCGGCCGGACCTGCCCGCCGTCGGCGGCACCGACGAGGCGCTGGGGCGGCTCTACGTCCTGGAGGGCTCGACCCTCGGCGGCACCGTCATCGACCGCCACCTCGCCACCCTGCCCGGGCTCGCCGGCGGGCCCCGGGTGCGGGCGTTCAGCCCCTACGGCGGGGACACCGGCGCCATGTGGGCGGCGTTCCGCCGGTTCACCCGCGCCCACGTCGAGGGCGGCGGCGACGCCCGGCGCGTGGTCGACGCGGCGCGCCAGACCTTCGCCGTCCTCGCCGGGTGGTGCGCCCCGGCCGCCCGGGCGCGGGAGGCCTGCGCGTGA
- a CDS encoding DUF2867 domain-containing protein produces MDVLSSAGVVRGVPASLRAASSLPAIDYADRFDLPTDVRATPEQWARAMFGDVPSAAETAIWRGLLGFRLSSGRSPDTVGGWRVGARTADAVRLDTASPFLRAEMHVETGPGRVSWTTCLHTEGLRGRVVWPPASAVHRRLVPRVLRDAERRLRSRG; encoded by the coding sequence GTGGACGTCCTCAGCAGTGCCGGGGTGGTGCGGGGTGTCCCCGCGTCGCTCCGTGCGGCCAGCTCGCTGCCCGCGATCGACTACGCCGACCGGTTCGACCTGCCCACCGACGTGCGGGCAACCCCCGAGCAGTGGGCGCGGGCGATGTTCGGCGACGTCCCGAGCGCGGCGGAGACGGCCATCTGGCGCGGCCTGCTCGGCTTCCGGCTGAGCTCCGGGCGCTCGCCGGACACCGTGGGCGGGTGGCGGGTCGGCGCGCGCACCGCGGACGCCGTCCGGCTCGACACGGCGTCCCCGTTCCTCCGCGCCGAGATGCACGTCGAGACCGGGCCCGGCCGCGTGTCGTGGACGACCTGCCTGCACACCGAGGGCCTCCGCGGCCGGGTCGTGTGGCCGCCGGCGTCCGCCGTCCACCGCCGGCTGGTGCCCCGGGTGCTCCGCGACGCCGAGCGCCGGCTGCGGTCCCGGGGCTGA